A section of the Oryza sativa Japonica Group chromosome 1, ASM3414082v1 genome encodes:
- the LOC4327014 gene encoding auxin response factor 3 isoform 1 (isoform 1 is encoded by transcript variant 1), translating into MASSASSSSSPSSRPPLMALPSFYRPPWPSERGGEQRATDCWAGSPAAGGGRARATAMGIDLNNTASGGEEDAPAPGPVCRDLWHACAGPVVSLPRRGSAVVYLPQGHLSAAGAGGGIRGEVAVALPPHVACRVVDVELCADAATDEVYARLALRAEGEVFERNLHGGGIEREDDMEDGDEERKSRMLHMFCKTLTASDTSTHGGFSVPRRAAEDCFPPLDHKQLRPSQELVAKDLHGAKWRFRHIYRGQPRRHLLTTGWSSFVNKKKLVSGDAVLFLRGDDGELRLGVRRATQLKNEAIFKAFSSESSKMRTLSAVADSLKHGSVFHICYNPRATASEYVVPYWKFVKSFNHPVCIGMRFKFHFESEDVNERRSGMIAGVSEVDPIRWPGSKWRSLLVRWEDATDCNSQNRVSPWEIEIVGGSISVAHSLSASSSKRTKLCPQGNLDVPALYGNGRPDSVETEKFPRVLQGQELMGSRTHRATCSPQSIDITKSKSFDAWRFLTDTRSCMLGSSTSRLPVQYSGYTHQSVSFGESIGFPEVLQGQEISQTVPPFQGMLPDACSAKSRYELKNYVCTPATMNGLSSANEGYCLSLSTVPPSPPSSLMLYQTGVPQLELASKNNDKSGNDSQPALRQHKLLSETSWDQFKIGKASTPGNATKPGNGGREVDRTSCRLFGFSLTEKIIPTDKDGEKEVSYETDCQNPRMLDLFGYNCSTPGALHALCAAPLGI; encoded by the exons ATGGCGTCGtccgcatcctcctcctcctccccatcctcgCGGCCGCCGCTGATGGCTCTCCCCTCTTTTTACCGGCCCCCTTGGCCGTCCGAGAGgggcggcgagcagcgagcCACCGACTGTTGGGCCGGATCcccagcggcgggaggcggccgggcgcgTGCCACCGCCATGGGCATCGACCTCAACAAcaccgcgagcggcggcgaggaggacgcgccggcgccggggccggTGTGCCGGGATCTGTGGCACGCGTGCGCTGGGCCGGTGGTGTCGCTGCCGCGGCGGGGCAGCGCGGTCGTGTACCTGCCGCAGGGGCACCTCtccgcggccggcgccggcggcgggatccGCGGGGAGGTGGCGGTTGCCCTCCCTCCCCACGTGGCGTGCCGCGTCGTGGACGTCGAGCTATGC GCGGATGCAGCGACGGACGAGGTGTACGCGCGACTGGCGCTGCGGGCGGAGGGCGAG GTATTTGAGAGGAACTTGCATGGTGGTGGAATCGAAAGGGAGGATGACATGGAGGATGGTGATGAGGAAAGGAAGTCCAGGATGCTGCACATGTTCTGCAAAACACTAACGGCCTCTGATACAAGCACACATGGAGGGTTCTCTGTTCCTCGTCGGGCTGCTGAGGATTGCTTTCCACCTCTG GACCACAAACAGCTAAGGCCTTCTCAAGAGCTTGTTGCCAAGGATTTGCATGGAGCAAAGTGGAGGTTCCGCCATATTTATAGAG GTCAACCTCGCAGGCATCTTTTAACAACTGGATGGAGCTCCTTTGTCAATAAAAAGAAACTGGTCTCAGGGGACGCGGTGTTATTTCTCCG GGGTGATGATGGTGAGCTAAGATTGGGTGTTCGAAGAGCTACTCAGCTTAAAAATGAAGCGATTTTCAAAGCTTTTAGTAGCGAAAGTTCAAAGATGCGCACACTGTCGGCTGTGGCTGATTCCTTGAAACATGGAAGTGTTTTTCACATTTGTTACAACCCAAG GGCTACTGCTTCTGAGTACGTTGTTCCATATTGGAAGTTCGTGAAAAGCTTCAACCATCCAGTTTGTATTGGAATGAGGTTCAAGTTTCATTTTGAGAGTGAAGATGTTAATGAGAG GCGTTCTGGAATGATTGCCGGTGTTAGTGAAGTAGACCCCATCAGATGGCCTGGTTCAAAGTGGAGAAGCCTTCTG GTTCGATGGGAGGATGCTACTGACTGCAACAGCCAAAATAGAGTATCTCCATGGGAGATTGAGATAGTTGGTGGTTCAATCTCTGTTGCTCATTCTCTGTCGGCATCCAGTTCTAAAAGAACCAAATTATGCCCTCAGGGCAATTTGGACGTGCCAGCTCTGT ATGGAAATGGTCGTCCAGACTCGGTGGAAACTGAAAAGTTCCCCAGGGTCTTGCAAGGTCAAGAATTGATGGGTTCTAGGACCCATCGTGCTACTTGTTCTCCTCAGTCAATCGACATTACAAAAAGTAAGTCTTTTGATGCTTGGAGATTCCTTACTGATACACGAAGCTGCATGTTGGGCAGTTCAACAAGCAGACTTCCAGTGCAGTACTCTGGCTATACCCACCAATCTGTAAGCTTCGGTGAATCTATTGGATTCCCAGAGGTCTTGCAAGGTCAAGAAATTTCTCAGACAGTTCCTCCGTTTCAAGGAATGTTGCCTGATGCATGTTCAGCGAAAAGCAGATATGAATTAAAGAATTATGTGTGCACCCCAGCTACCATGAATGGACTATCATCTGCAAATGAAGGATATTGTCTCTCCCTGTCAACTGTGCCACCTTCTCCACCTTCCAGTCTTATGTTATACCAAACAGGGGTACCACAGCTTGAATTGGCAAGCAAGAACAATGACAAAAGTGGAAATGACAGCCAACCAGCCTTGCGACAGCACAAGTTGCTCAGTGAAACTAGCTGGGACCAGTTTAAAATTGGAAAGGCTTCAACACCTGGGAATGCTACTAAGCCTGGTAATGGTGGAAGGGAGGTTGACAGAACTAGTTGCCGCCTTTTTGGTTTTTCCTTGACCGAGAAGATTATCCCAACAGACAAAGATGGTGAAAAGGAAGTGAGTTATGAAACTGATTGCCAAAATCCACGGATGCTAGACTTGTTTGGGTACAATTGCAGTACGCCTGGTGCTCTTCATGCCCTTTGTGCTGCTCCTTTGGGAATATGA
- the LOC4327014 gene encoding auxin response factor 3 isoform 2 (isoform 2 is encoded by transcript variant 2) has product MASSASSSSSPSSRPPLMALPSFYRPPWPSERGGEQRATDCWAGSPAAGGGRARATAMGIDLNNTASGGEEDAPAPGPVCRDLWHACAGPVVSLPRRGSAVVYLPQGHLSAAGAGGGIRGEVAVALPPHVACRVVDVELCADAATDEVYARLALRAEGEVQRCFNYLIDSCASGIGDWMRFLGASNVFERNLHGGGIEREDDMEDGDEERKSRMLHMFCKTLTASDTSTHGGFSVPRRAAEDCFPPLDHKQLRPSQELVAKDLHGAKWRFRHIYRGQPRRHLLTTGWSSFVNKKKLVSGDAVLFLRGDDGELRLGVRRATQLKNEAIFKAFSSESSKMRTLSAVADSLKHGSVFHICYNPRATASEYVVPYWKFVKSFNHPVCIGMRFKFHFESEDVNERRSGMIAGVSEVDPIRWPGSKWRSLLVRWEDATDCNSQNRVSPWEIEIVGGSISVAHSLSASSSKRTKLCPQGNLDVPALYGNGRPDSVETEKFPRVLQGQELMGSRTHRATCSPQSIDITKSKSFDAWRFLTDTRSCMLGSSTSRLPVQYSGYTHQSVSFGESIGFPEVLQGQEISQTVPPFQGMLPDACSAKSRYELKNYVCTPATMNGLSSANEGYCLSLSTVPPSPPSSLMLYQTGVPQLELASKNNDKSGNDSQPALRQHKLLSETSWDQFKIGKASTPGNATKPGNGGREVDRTSCRLFGFSLTEKIIPTDKDGEKEVSYETDCQNPRMLDLFGYNCSTPGALHALCAAPLGI; this is encoded by the exons ATGGCGTCGtccgcatcctcctcctcctccccatcctcgCGGCCGCCGCTGATGGCTCTCCCCTCTTTTTACCGGCCCCCTTGGCCGTCCGAGAGgggcggcgagcagcgagcCACCGACTGTTGGGCCGGATCcccagcggcgggaggcggccgggcgcgTGCCACCGCCATGGGCATCGACCTCAACAAcaccgcgagcggcggcgaggaggacgcgccggcgccggggccggTGTGCCGGGATCTGTGGCACGCGTGCGCTGGGCCGGTGGTGTCGCTGCCGCGGCGGGGCAGCGCGGTCGTGTACCTGCCGCAGGGGCACCTCtccgcggccggcgccggcggcgggatccGCGGGGAGGTGGCGGTTGCCCTCCCTCCCCACGTGGCGTGCCGCGTCGTGGACGTCGAGCTATGC GCGGATGCAGCGACGGACGAGGTGTACGCGCGACTGGCGCTGCGGGCGGAGGGCGAGGTGCAACGCTGCTTCAATTATCTTATTGATTCATGTGCTTCCGGGATTGGGGATTGGATGAGATTCTTGGGGGCGTCAAAT GTATTTGAGAGGAACTTGCATGGTGGTGGAATCGAAAGGGAGGATGACATGGAGGATGGTGATGAGGAAAGGAAGTCCAGGATGCTGCACATGTTCTGCAAAACACTAACGGCCTCTGATACAAGCACACATGGAGGGTTCTCTGTTCCTCGTCGGGCTGCTGAGGATTGCTTTCCACCTCTG GACCACAAACAGCTAAGGCCTTCTCAAGAGCTTGTTGCCAAGGATTTGCATGGAGCAAAGTGGAGGTTCCGCCATATTTATAGAG GTCAACCTCGCAGGCATCTTTTAACAACTGGATGGAGCTCCTTTGTCAATAAAAAGAAACTGGTCTCAGGGGACGCGGTGTTATTTCTCCG GGGTGATGATGGTGAGCTAAGATTGGGTGTTCGAAGAGCTACTCAGCTTAAAAATGAAGCGATTTTCAAAGCTTTTAGTAGCGAAAGTTCAAAGATGCGCACACTGTCGGCTGTGGCTGATTCCTTGAAACATGGAAGTGTTTTTCACATTTGTTACAACCCAAG GGCTACTGCTTCTGAGTACGTTGTTCCATATTGGAAGTTCGTGAAAAGCTTCAACCATCCAGTTTGTATTGGAATGAGGTTCAAGTTTCATTTTGAGAGTGAAGATGTTAATGAGAG GCGTTCTGGAATGATTGCCGGTGTTAGTGAAGTAGACCCCATCAGATGGCCTGGTTCAAAGTGGAGAAGCCTTCTG GTTCGATGGGAGGATGCTACTGACTGCAACAGCCAAAATAGAGTATCTCCATGGGAGATTGAGATAGTTGGTGGTTCAATCTCTGTTGCTCATTCTCTGTCGGCATCCAGTTCTAAAAGAACCAAATTATGCCCTCAGGGCAATTTGGACGTGCCAGCTCTGT ATGGAAATGGTCGTCCAGACTCGGTGGAAACTGAAAAGTTCCCCAGGGTCTTGCAAGGTCAAGAATTGATGGGTTCTAGGACCCATCGTGCTACTTGTTCTCCTCAGTCAATCGACATTACAAAAAGTAAGTCTTTTGATGCTTGGAGATTCCTTACTGATACACGAAGCTGCATGTTGGGCAGTTCAACAAGCAGACTTCCAGTGCAGTACTCTGGCTATACCCACCAATCTGTAAGCTTCGGTGAATCTATTGGATTCCCAGAGGTCTTGCAAGGTCAAGAAATTTCTCAGACAGTTCCTCCGTTTCAAGGAATGTTGCCTGATGCATGTTCAGCGAAAAGCAGATATGAATTAAAGAATTATGTGTGCACCCCAGCTACCATGAATGGACTATCATCTGCAAATGAAGGATATTGTCTCTCCCTGTCAACTGTGCCACCTTCTCCACCTTCCAGTCTTATGTTATACCAAACAGGGGTACCACAGCTTGAATTGGCAAGCAAGAACAATGACAAAAGTGGAAATGACAGCCAACCAGCCTTGCGACAGCACAAGTTGCTCAGTGAAACTAGCTGGGACCAGTTTAAAATTGGAAAGGCTTCAACACCTGGGAATGCTACTAAGCCTGGTAATGGTGGAAGGGAGGTTGACAGAACTAGTTGCCGCCTTTTTGGTTTTTCCTTGACCGAGAAGATTATCCCAACAGACAAAGATGGTGAAAAGGAAGTGAGTTATGAAACTGATTGCCAAAATCCACGGATGCTAGACTTGTTTGGGTACAATTGCAGTACGCCTGGTGCTCTTCATGCCCTTTGTGCTGCTCCTTTGGGAATATGA
- the LOC4327015 gene encoding uncharacterized protein, which translates to MASTSSPPRHLFFLFALAFLAAGAADAWPAWGNGRMFFSKATRPEAVELDKVAVATPAAAAAPDATNSNRASDEFSRPSSGGSHNRGYGLYGRPEESYPEAYFRRGVHHDADKLTTTSAAAATAEQEKEEEATPAGDDDAWLGYPADGSGRGRPRPYPRGQQQQTTTTNAAVATAEQEDAAPARDGTGLGYSEDRSGRGRPMSYARMRGGQQQQQQPQQQYGMSDTRLYQNGRYGYDVNTGKYGYGRESNPVRTRPEEFNGGRKFGGNAAGGQEYANGNYQEEFGVGHRAGEQVRRYGNGNVAGQEYENGNDHEEFGIGQRAGVQTGRRYDNAAAGYYDANGQYIP; encoded by the coding sequence ATggcttccacctcctcccctcctcgccACCTCTTCTTCCTTTTCGCGCTCGCGTTCCTCGCAGCTGGCGCCGCCGACGCGTGGCCGGCGTGGGGCAATGGCCGCATGTTCTTCAGCAAGGCGACGCGCCCCGAAGCCGTCGAGCTTGACAAGGTGGCGGTAGCGAcaccggcagcggcagcggcgccggatGCCACCAACTCCAACCGCGCGTCGGATGAGTTTTCTCGGCCGTCCAGCGGCGGAAGCCACAACCGCGGGTACGGCCTCTACGGCCGCCCGGAGGAGAGCTACCCGGAGGCCTACTTCCGCCGCGGCGTGCACCACGACGCCGATAAGCTGAcgaccaccagcgcggcggcggccacggccgagcaagaaaaagaggaggaagCGACACCggcaggcgacgacgacgcctggCTTGGGTACCCCGCAGACGGCAGCGGCAGGGGGCGGCCGCGGCCGTACCCGCGCGGACAGCAGCAGCAAACGACCACCACCAATGCGGCGGTGGCCACGGCCGAGCAGGAGGACGCGGCGCCGGCACGCGACGGCACCGGGCTTGGGTACAGCGAAGACCGCAGCGGCAGGGGGCGGCCGATGTCGTACGCGCGCATGCGCGgcggacagcagcagcagcaacagccgCAGCAGCAATACGGGATGAGCGACACGAGGCTGTACCAGAACGGCCGGTACGGCTACGACGTGAACACCGGCAAGTACGGCTACGGCCGCGAGTCCAACCCGGTGCGGACGCGGCCCGAGGAGTTCAACGGCGGGAGGAAGTTTGGCGGCAATGCGGCCGGCGGGCAAGAGTACGCGAACGGCAACTATCAGGAGGAGTTCGGCGTCGGCCACCGTGCCGGCGAGCAGGTGAGGAGGTATGGCAATGGCAATGTGGCCGGGCAAGAGTACGAAAACGGCAACGATCACGAGGAGTTTGGCATCGGGCAGCGCGCCGGCGTGCAGACGGGGAGGAGGTATGACAATGCGGCGGCAGGGTACTACGACGCGAACGGGCAGTACATTCCATGA
- the LOC107281091 gene encoding uncharacterized protein yields MGDVGEGAARGLLRRPPPTRPTRQRNSGGRWHRIGLVGGERGGPTLLDRAAREEGPRRGVEVGRGDSEVGGGDGGGSSGEGGDGNGGGWRLARKERGKEEGRCGGGGVTDSAGKRDGAADGEGEAERRRSSEEGRRGRRGMSGGEEEGSGREKAVSAGVRGGGEAAAAAATGERGYGWGAAAPTTPRRLASSSAAASSGGTTPPASCRSSVTGAPRRRLLVSCPLGRGRNGVASVDDDEAYELVSGADLFIGGDIDDEGEGVRAYLLRLPRRPQPRATIADARRQRLDGGVVESISA; encoded by the exons ATGGGCGACGTGGGGGAAGGAGCGGCGCGCGGACTcctccgccgaccgccgcccacGAGGCCCACGAGGCAGAGGAACAGCGGCGGGCGATGGCACCGCATCGGCCTCGTCGGAGGTGAGCGCGGCGGCCCCACCCTCCTCGACCGCGCGGCGCGCGAAGAGGgcccccgccgcggcgtcgaAGTCGGGCGTGGAGACAgcgaggtgggcggcggcgacggcggcggcagcagcggcgagggTGGGGATGGGAACGGTG GCGGCTGGCGGCTGGCGAGGAAGGAGCGCGGCAAAGAGGAGGGCAGatgtggtggcggtggcgtcaCCGATTCGGCGGGGAAGAgggacggcgcggccgacggggaaggagaggcggagaggagaaggagcagCGAAGAGGgtcggcgcggccgacggggaaTGAGcggcggggaagaggagggcaGCGGCAGGGAAAAGGCAGTGTCGGCGGGCGTTCGCGGTGGCGGAGAGGCAGCGGCCGCAGCAGCAACAGGCGAGCGCGGCTACggatggggagcggcggcgccgacgactccGCGCCGCTTGGcctcatcgtcggcggcggcttcgaGTGGGGGCACCACGCCACCGGCTTCTTGTCGCTCGTCCGTGACgggggcgccgcgccgccggcttctCGTCAGTTGTCCGCTGGGCCGCGGCCGGAACGGAGTGGCgagcgtcgacgacgacgaggcctaCGAACTGGTGAGCGGCGCGGACCTCTTCATCGGTGGCGACATCGACGACGAGGGCGAGGGCGTCCGTGCatacctcctccgcctcccccgccggccgcAGCCGCGCGCCACCATCGCCGACGCCCGACGGCAGCGACTTGATGGCGGCGTCGTCGAGTCAATCTCCGCATGA
- the LOC4327016 gene encoding protein NUCLEAR FUSION DEFECTIVE 6, mitochondrial isoform X1 — protein sequence MATAAAARSFLRSGVASSSSIRGAAARAASRAGPAPLPRRLPAAAPRLILRSPVEMSSVCLETLMPMHSATASALMTSLLAAPACRSFGWLSEGQDETR from the exons atggccaccgccgccgccgcgagatcGTTCCTTCGATCGGGagtcgcctcctcctcgtccatccgcggcgccgccgcgagagCCGCATCCCGAGCCGGGCCGGCTCCGCTCCCGAGGAGGCTgcccgccgctgctccccgTCTCATCTTGAG GTCGCCGGTGGAGATGAGCAGCGTCTGCTTGGAGACGCTGATGCCCATGCACAGCGCCACGGCGTCGGCGCTCATGACGTCGCTCCTCGCTGCCCCTGCGTGCAGGAGCTTTGGCTGGCTCTCCGAAG GTCAAGACGAAACTAGATGA
- the LOC4327016 gene encoding protein NUCLEAR FUSION DEFECTIVE 6, mitochondrial isoform X3: MATAAAARSFLRSGVASSSSIRGAAARAASRAGPAPLPRRLPAAAPRLILRSPVEMSSVCLETLMPMHSATASALMTSLLAAPACRSFGWLSEGL, encoded by the exons atggccaccgccgccgccgcgagatcGTTCCTTCGATCGGGagtcgcctcctcctcgtccatccgcggcgccgccgcgagagCCGCATCCCGAGCCGGGCCGGCTCCGCTCCCGAGGAGGCTgcccgccgctgctccccgTCTCATCTTGAG GTCGCCGGTGGAGATGAGCAGCGTCTGCTTGGAGACGCTGATGCCCATGCACAGCGCCACGGCGTCGGCGCTCATGACGTCGCTCCTCGCTGCCCCTGCGTGCAGGAGCTTTGGCTGGCTCTCCGAAG GTCTGTGA
- the LOC4327016 gene encoding protein NUCLEAR FUSION DEFECTIVE 6, mitochondrial isoform X2 has protein sequence MATAAAARSFLRSGVASSSSIRGAAARAASRAGPAPLPRRLPAAAPRLILRSPVEMSSVCLETLMPMHSATASALMTSLLAAPACRSFGWLSEDG, from the exons atggccaccgccgccgccgcgagatcGTTCCTTCGATCGGGagtcgcctcctcctcgtccatccgcggcgccgccgcgagagCCGCATCCCGAGCCGGGCCGGCTCCGCTCCCGAGGAGGCTgcccgccgctgctccccgTCTCATCTTGAG GTCGCCGGTGGAGATGAGCAGCGTCTGCTTGGAGACGCTGATGCCCATGCACAGCGCCACGGCGTCGGCGCTCATGACGTCGCTCCTCGCTGCCCCTGCGTGCAGGAGCTTTGGCTGGCTCTCCGAAG ATGGATGA
- the LOC4325130 gene encoding uncharacterized protein At4g28440, translating into MAAAAAAAKRKPVFVKVDQLKPGTGGHTLVAKVLSSKTVVQKGRAAAGAGPAARPTRIAECLIGDETGCILFTARNEQVDLMKADSTVIIRNAKIDMFKGSMRLAVDKWGRIEVTEPASFNVKEDNNLSLVEYELVNVEG; encoded by the exons atggcggcggcggcggcggcggcgaagaggaagCCGGTGTTCGTCAAGGTGGACCAGCTCAAGCCCGGCACGGGCGGCCACACGCTCGTCGCCAAGGTGCTCAGCTCCAAGACCGTGGTCCAGaagggccgcgccgccgcgggagcGGGCCCGGCGGCGCGTCCCACGAGGATCGCCGAGTGCCTCATCGGCGACGAGACCGGCTGCATCCTGTTCACCGCCCGCAACGAGCAGG TTGACCTGATGAAGGCTGACAGCACTGTTATTATCCGCAATGCAAAAATTGATATGTTCAAAGGATCAATGAGGCTTGCTGTGGACAAATGGGGCCGCATTGAAGTGACTGAACCGGCAAGTTTCAACGTAAAGGAGGATAACAATCTCTCACTTGTGGAGTATGAACTTGTCAATGTTGAAGGGTGA